Below is a window of Wenzhouxiangella sp. XN201 DNA.
CCGGACACGATCTTCAGTTCGAGACCGGAGTTCATCGCGGCCTCGCGCATCCGCTGCAGTGATTCGGCCGCTGCAGGAATGAGTCGTTGCTCACGCTCGAAGATGTCATGGCCGGCATAAATGACTTCGTCGGCTTCCAGCGTCAGCGGCATGCGATGTTCAGGCCCGTAGTGTTCCGGAACGCCCAGCTCGTCGCACAATTCGATCACGCGCACGATGGCTTCGTCGGCCTCCTCGAGCAAATTCTTGCGGATGGCGATGTGTTCAGGGTTATCCCGGTCCGGCACACATTCGTAGCCCAGGGAACGCATGAAGCCCGCCACGCGTTTGCGGGCCTTTCCGGAGAGTACCCGGATGCCGAAACGCAGGGCGTGGTGCTCCAGCGCCTGGAACAGGCGGCGTGGTGTGTCGGGTGAGGCGATCTCAGGGTCAAGATAGCAGGCCAGGATGCAGTGCCTGTCGAGATCGAGTGCGCCAAGGCCGGCCAGCCGCGTGCCGTGGGTGGCCACCAGCAGTGCCCGATCAGGAATGAGCCCCGACAGGTGGGATTCGACATTCTCGCCATGTTCGGCGTTGGCCATCATATCGGGCAATCTGGAGCGAACCAGCTTGGCCAAGGTGCCCACTTCAGAGGTGCGTGCGGGCCGCACCCGGATTGAGTCTTCCATCATTGCTCCGGCAGTTTGTCGGCGCCCTGATGCTCCCGTTCAATCCCCCGCGGAGCTGGGCAAAAGGCTGTTTTCAACGTGCTATATTCTGACACATGTTGCCACGTTTGCCATCGACCTTGCTGCGCACCCTGCCGGCAGGCGCAGCACTGCTTGTGGCAATACTTGTCGCTGTGGCCTGGCCGGCACGCCATGTGCTGTTGCCGCTCTGGCCGACTTCGGTTGATGAATGGCTGCTGGCTGACCCTGAGGGCGGACTCGAACGTGAGTTCGCCGCCGAATCCGTTCCCGGCCGCGACCCCTCGCATGCGCTGGCACGCAACCGCCCGATCAGTCTGTGGCGGGTGGAGATGCGCTCCGGGCAGGTCATCCACTCCTGGCTGGCCGGTGTTCGGGACGCGGAAAGCGGGCAGCTGCTCGCGGCACGGCCCGCTTGGCTGGGCAGCCGGCGCATCGACGGCCCGCTGCCCACGGCCCGGTTACTGGTGCTGATGGGTGAAGACGGAAACTACTCAGAAGTCGAAACCAGTGCGGTGGCGCGCATGTTCCGGCCCAACGAACTGGCCTGGCACGAACGCTTCGACCTGGCGCTCGATCGTTTTCGCGAGATCTGGATCTGGCCCCTGCGGCCGGCTAGCAAGATGCGAATGGCACCACCTCGCTGATCGATCCGGCGCCGGTCCAGGCCATCAGCAGGCGATCGAATCCGACCGCCACACCGGAGCACTCCGGCAATCCCGTCGCAAGGGCGTCGAGCAGTGCCCCGTCGACCGGCATGATCTCCCGTCCGAGTTCATGTCGGAGACGGTTGTCTCGCTCGAAGCGCCGCCGCTGCTCGGCCGGATCGGTCAGTTCCTGGTAGCCGTTGGCCAGTTCGAGCGAGCCGATGAAGACCTCGAAACGCTGTGCCAGGCGTGAATCATCGGGGTCAAGGCGTGCCAGCGCTGCCTGGCTGGCGGGGTAATCGAAAACCACCGTGATGGCGCCATCGGGCAGTTCCGGCTGGATGCGGGTGGCGAACAACCAGTCGAGCAATTGGTCGCGGTTCAGATCCGCCGGTACATTCGGGTCGAGGGCGCGCAGGCTGCCGGTGTCGGCGCTCAGTGCGTTGATGTCCAGGGCGTTCTCAAAGCAGTCGCGCCAGCTTCGGTAGCGGACCTCGCGCGGGGCATCGTCGAGTACCTGAGAGAACAGTTCGACCACTTCCCCGGCCAGTTCACGCCAGCTCCAGCCAACGCGATACCACTCCAGCAAGGTGAACTCGGGATTGTGGAAACGTCCCTGCTCACCGCGCCGGAAGACCGGGCCGAGTTCGTAGAGATCTCCGAGGCCCGCGGCGAGCAGACGCTTGTGGAAGTATTCCGGCGAGGTCCGTAGCCAGCCAGCGGGGTCGTCGGTGGCCACGCTGTCGATTTGTACGTCGGTCACCCCGCATCGGGTCAATACCGGGGTGGTTACCTCGGTGACGCCGCGTTCGGCAAAGAAGTGCCGGACTTGGGCCAGTAGCCGGGCGCGTTCGCGCAGGTGGTCAGGAGTGGCAGTCGGACGCCAGTCGGACACGCCGGACCTCAAGGCTCAGCGATCACGATCGCGCTGGCGCAGTCGCTCGCGTTCGCTCAGGCGCAGCCACTCGGCACGCAGCTGATTGAGGCGTGAACCGATGCGCGAGCGCTGGTAATAGTCGAGGTCTTCACGTTCGATCACACGTTCGAGCTGCACGATGGCTTCCCAGATGCCGCCGCGCATGTAGTAACTTTCGGCCAGCGCTTCGGCCGCCCGCACATGGTCGCCGGCACGGTCGGCGGCGCGCGCGTAGAGTTCGGTTCTGGGCAGATCATCGGGATGATGCTGCAGGTAGTCACGCAGTACCTGGGTGGCTTTTGCCGCCCGCTCCGTGTCGCGTTCATGCATCAGTGTGCGCGCATACTCGATCGTCACCTGTCGGCTGCCGGGGTACTGGCGCATGAGCGACTCGAGTTCGTCGAGCGCCTCGGCCACGCGGCCTTCGTTGACCAGCAGTTCAGCGTGCAGCAGGCGGAAAATCTGGCGGTTGGGGGAAGATTCCAGCAGGGTTTCGACTTCGTCGCGGGCGGCGTCGAGCCGCTGATCACGCATCAGCGTCAGGGCCAGGCCGTAGCGCATGGCATCAGTTGGCCGCTCGCTGCCGGACAGCCGCACGCGGAACCAGAGCTCGGCCTTGGTCGTTTCGGTGGACAGGGCCCGCAGTCGGGCCTGGACGAAATGAAATTCGTCGTCGCCACGTTCAGGTTTCGAGTCGAGCCGCTCGGCCCGGGTGCGTGCCTCGGCAATGCGGTTGACGGTCAACGGGTGGGTACGCAGGTATTCCGGCGGGCCCTCGCCCATCGGTCGGCTCAGGAGGTTGAGTCGTTCGAAAAAGCGGGTCATGCCGTGCGGGTCGTACCCGGCGCGCGCCAGCAGCTGAATGCCGATGCGGTCGGCTTCGGATTCGCTCTGTCGCGTGTAGTTGATCTGGAACTGCTGAGCCAGGCTCATGCCGCCCAGCAGAATGGCCTGGCTGGCGTCTCCGCCGCTGCCGGCCGATGCGGCGGCCAGCGCCAGTCCGATACTGGCCAGCAGGGTGGGCAGGGCGGTGCGTTGCGCATTTTCCATGCCGCGGGCCAGGTGGTCCTGGGTCACATGGGCGATTTCGTGGGCGACCACGCCGGCCACTTCGTGCTCATCCTGGGCGGCCAGCAACAGTCCGGAGTGCAAGGCGATCACGCCCGCGGGTGCGGCAAAGGCATTGATGTTCGGCTCTTGCAGGACGAAGAAGTGGAAGTTTTCTTCGGCGCGGTCGGAATAGGAGACGAGGCGATAGCCCATGTCCACGAAGTAGTCGCGCACCATCGGGTCTTCGACCAGTAGCTCGCTGGCCCGCATATATTGCTCGAATTCGCGCGGGAAGCGACGTTCCTCTTCCGGCGAAAGAATCCGAGTGCTGGTGCCGCCAAGATCCGGCAGGCGAACCGATTCCTGCGCGCCGGCCACGGCACTGACCGCTACAATGGTGCAGCAGAGAAGAAATTTTCGGCAAGTCTGAATCATCGGAGGTTCAGACCGGCTGAAGGCGTCGGGGGTTCACTCACTGGCTGACAGGAACGTGGCTTTGTCGGAAGCGCTACAGTATCACCGAATTCTGCTGGTGCGTGCCCGCCCGGGCTCGTACGGCAGTCGCCAGGCACTGGCCCGGGCCGAGGCCGCGCTGCGCCGGCATGGCGCTCGGGTGCTGGTGTTTTTTCACGGAGCCGGTGTCGATCATGCCGCTGACGATGGGGCCGGTGCTGAATGGCGCCGCCTGGCCGGCTGGCTGGGGGCGCGGCTGGAAGTATGCAGTGGCTCGTGGCGACGGCGGCACGAGTTGGCGCCCGCTGAACCCTTCATGCTGTCCAGCCTGGTCAGCTTCTGGCACCAGGCGCTGGATGCTCCGCAGGTGCTCAGTTTCGGAGACGACCATGCCGGGTGATGTATGGGTCGTCATCATCGACTCGGCGCCGGATGCGGACGACAGCCGGGAGATGCTTGAACTGGTGCTGGCAGGCGCCACGCTCGAGGTGGGGCTGGCAGTCGTTTTCCGTGACGCCGGTCTGGACCTTTTCGATCCGAAACTGTTCCGACCCTGGCGGCAGTTGGTCGATCATGAATTGGCCGATTTGTTCGGAGTCGGCAATGGTCTCGAAGCCAGTTGGCCCACGGGCGTGGCACCGCTGTCCGAGACCAGCCTGAAGCACCTGTGCTCTGAGGCAGCCGGAGTATTGCGACTGTGAGTGATCAGAGTACGCTGCTGTATGTGGCGGGTCGGCCGGTGAGGCTCGATGGCGAGGGCTTTCTGTGCGATGCGGCACAGTGGTTTCCAGAGGTGGCCGAGGCTCTGGCCGAACGCGACGGGGTCCGCCTGGGCGAGGAGCACTGGTGGCTGATCGAATTCGTGCGTAATCAGTACACAACCTACGGCAATCCGCCGCTGATGCGCGTGGTCGTGGCCGAGTACCGCAAACGCCACCCTGACAGCCGCGGCAGCCGCGATCTGTACCGACTGTTTCCGGACGGCCCGGTGCGCGAGGCCTGCCGCTATGGCGGGCTGCCCAAGCCGGATTGGTGTATCTGATCAGTGGTTGCGTGAGAATTGACCGCGCAAACCCGCGCGCAGTAGCCTCGTCTCCAGACTAAAGAAAGTCCTTTCATGGGCGGAGATGGACGATGCGTCAATGGCTTGTTCCCTTCATTCTTGGATTCATTCTGGCTTTCGCATCCGGAGCCCTGGCCGTGTTTACTTCGGCCGAACTGATACTCGGCGATCGCACGCCGCCGAAGCTGCGTATTTGGGACTTTGAGGATCGAACGGGTAGCCCGCCGCTGTATGTGTCCAAAACGGCCACGGAAGCGGATTTCAATGCGTCCACCTTTTATACGCTTATCCCACCCGGTGAGGATGTGCAGACTGCGGCGCTGGGTACGGCGATTCGGCAGGAAGGGTCGGGTGCGGCGGTTGGCGCCACGACCTATGCCGAAAACGAGGGACAGGGCGGCCCTGTCTGGGGGCTCAACAGCATCGCCGTGACCTACAACGGCCATCCAGCCGTCGGCATGGAGGTCAATGGCTTCAATTATTCCGACAAATTTGCCCTGGTGCGTGGCCTTGAAATCATCAACGGCGGCTCCGCGCCGACGGAAGTGGGGCTGAGCGTAATGACCAGCAACGCCCAGCCTGCTGGCAAACCGCGCTACGGCATTGTCCTCGGTGGGCCGGAATTCGGATACAGTGAGCACGCTCCGGCCTCGCGGGCCGGAATCGTGATCGACGCCGTCGATTCCGGCGAAGCGTTACGCATTGCGGCTGGCAATTTCATCACTCTGGATGGTGCTGACGGCCGGATTCGTATGCGCTACAACCCGGACGAGAAGCAGATCGAATTTTTCAATGGCGAGCGCCTGGCCCATGCCATTCCCATGGAGTAGCGCTGCTGCCGGAGTGATGGAAGAGACCTGAATATGCCCCAGAGCGCTGTTTTGATATACGCCACTGCCACCTGTCCGTTCTGCACGGCCGCCCGCAATCTGTTGCGCGACAAGGGTGTGACGTGGACGGAAATTGCGGTTGATGCCGATCCTGACAAGCGGGAAGAAATGATCGAACGCAGCGGCCAGCGCTCGGTACCGCAGATCTTCATCGGCGATGAGCACCTCGGTGGCTTCGACGATCTCGATGCGCTCGACCAGGAAGGCGCCCTGGATCGGATGCTCGGTCTTTAGGTAAAAATTTCAAATTCCAGGCATCAAGTATCAAACAAATTCGAATGACCGAGATTCGAATGAATTAAACGATCAGGTGCTGCAGGCCTGACGGTTGCGAGTGCGATGCCGGGCCGGGATAGGATTTATAATGACCGGCTTGAGTGCAAACGCATGATCACAACAGGAAGAGCAGCGTGACGCAGCAAATCACCGTCATAAGGGGCGACGGCATCGGCCCCGAAATCATGGACGCCACCCTCCGCGTGCTCGACACGATCGGTGCTGGTCTGAGCTACGACTTTCAGCTTGCCGGAATGGCCGCCCAGGAGGAGACGGGAGAACTGTTGCCGCAGGCCACGCTGGAATCGATCGAAGCCAACCGCATCGCCCTCAAGGCGCCGCTGACCACGCCGGTCGGTGGCGGCTTCAAGTCGCTTAACGTCGCCTTGCGCAAGCATTTCGACCTGTATGCGAATGTCCGTCCTGCGATCAGCTTCAAGGGTTCGAGTTCGCGCTATGACAACGTCGATCTCATCACCGTGCGTGAGAATACCGAGGGGGCCTATCTCGGCGAAGGTGCCTGGACGGCACCGGACGACAGCCGTGCCGAGTCCAAGATGGTGGCTACCCGCAAGGGTTGCGAACGGGTTGTACGCTTTGCCTTCGAGTTGGCCCGCCGCGCCGGCCGCAAGAAAGTCACCGTCGTGCACAAGGCCAACATCCTCAAGGATGTCACCGGCCTGTTCCTGCGCGTGGCCCACGAGGTGGCCGAGGAATACGACGATATCGAGAGCAACGACCTGATTGTCGACAATGCCTGCATGCAGTTGGTCATTCGCCCCGAACAGTTTGACGTGATCGTGACCACCAACCTGTTCGGCGACATCATTTCGGATCTCTGCGCGGGGCTGGTCGGTGGCCTGGGGCTGGCGCCGGGCGCCAATATCGGCGACAACGCGGCAATGTTCGAGGCAGTCCACGGTTCGGCGCCTGATATCGCCGGCAAGGGGATCGCCAACCCCTGCGCGCTGATGCTCGGCGCGGCCCAGATGCTCGAGCACATGGGTGACAACGAACGGGCTGCGCGTCTACGCAAGGCCATAGCCGAGGTGATCGAAGCCGGCGACCGCACCACGCCTGATCTCGGCGGCAGCGGCACGACCGAAGGGTTTGCCGACGCAATCTGCGAACGTCTTTAGACGCCCGGATCGAGCTGGCGGTCGGCGAAGGGCAACAGGCCGAGGTCGCCGCGGATCGGCATCCAGCGCCTGCCAATCAGGGTCTGTAGCCACTCGACCGCTTTCGGCACCACTGCGGACAGTTCCTCACCGCGGGCCAGGCCTGCAGTGATCGCCGCCGACAGGGTGCAGCCCGTGCCATGCACCTTGCCTTCGACGCGCTGGTGTCGCAGTCGCTCCCGCGTGTCTGCTGTCACGAACCAGTCTTCGATTTCGCCGGACCGGGCGTGACCGCCCTTGAGCAGCACGGCCCGGCACCCGAGTTCGAGCAGGGCGTCGGCCAGGTGCTCGGCGGGTGTGTCCGCGGGCAATCCGGTCAGGACGGCCGCTTCGGGCAGGTTGGGCGTAACCAGTGCGGCCAGGGGCAGCAGGCGCTCGATCATCACGCGCTCGGCATCGGAGTCGAGCAGCCGCGCGCCGCTGGTGGCGACCATGACCGGATCGAGAACCAGCAGCGGCCGACCCGCGTCGGACCAGCTCCGCGCGAGCGCTTCGACGATGGCGGCATTGGCCAGCATGCCGGTCTTGGCGGCTCGCACGGGCAGGTCGGCGAGCACGGCGTCGAGCTGCCGGGCGACGAAGTCGGCGGAAAAGATTTCCACGGCGTCTACACCCAGGGTGTTCTGAGCGGTCACGGCCGTGAGCACGCTCGCGCCCTCGACCTGCCAGGCGCTGAAGGTCTTGAGATCGGCCTGAATTCCGGCGCCCCCGCAGGAGTCCGAACCGGCGATGGTGAGCGCGCAGAAGGGAGAGTTGTTGTTCATGTGCAACAGTGCAGGATCTCTGAAGGGCCAACTATAACAGGGCTTTGGCGCCGTTCGACCACTTGAGTGGCCCGGGCGTTGTATTTTTGTCATGGGAGGGGGTACACTTGCCCCGAATCCATTGCCAGCGTGCCGGAATCGTGACTCGACGCCTCGTTGCCTCTGCCATCATTGCCCTCGCTTTCTGCGTCGGGCAGCCTGCCCAGGCCAGGACTCACCTGCCGGGCTCGCTGCACATGACGCCGTACGCGGGGCTGGCCTGGTATATGGCCGGATTCGAGCTCGGACCCTGGGAGCAATACCTGCTGCAGGAGATGACGCCGGAGCTGGAACGGCTGGTGCCACGCGAACTGCCGCGCGTGAGCTGGCTGCAATTCGACGATGCCGATATCCTGCCGGATTTTGCCCTGCCGTTGATCCGCTCGCGCGACTCGGTGCCACTGTCGCTGTCTTTCCGACAGTCTCGTGTCGGCCTGCTGCTCGATGACTCGCTTGGGCGGGTCCTGCGCGATACCCGTCGATTCGAGCAGTCGCTGGTCATGCCGGGGCTGACGCATCGCGTCTCGGACAACAGTGCCCTGACCGTCAGTGCGGTGCTTGCCAGCCAGCGTTACGGCGTGGCCGACATGAACCTGGATACCGCTGACCGGCTGGTGAATGTCTCCGATCCGTACCTCTGGTTCGATCGGGGGCGTACCGAGGTGTCGCATGGCACCGGCCTGCGTTTCGCGCTCAGCAGCGAACTGACTGCGGGTGTGCGGCTTGAGGCGGCCTTTCAGTCGCGCATCAACATGGACGAGTTCGCCAGCATGCGCGGTATTCACGGCGCCAGTGCAGAACTCGACATTCCGCCGCGTGCCCAGGTCGGCCTGGAGTTTCACACCACCAGCCGTTCCTGGCTGAATCTGGGTGTCTCGCAGATCTTCTACAGCGATATCGGCGCCTTCCCGAGCCGCTCGTTGCCGGCACGCTTCACGGCGCTGCTCGGCGACCGCAACAGTCCGCACTTTGCCTGGAACGACCTGACCGTCTACAGCATGGGCTGGCGCTGGCAGGCCGCCGATGATGTCGAACTGTTCTTCGACTATCGCACGCGCACCCAGCCCAAGCCGACCGCATCGACCCTGGCCTCCGCGCTCGATCCCGAACTGGCCAGCAATGCGCTGTTGGCGGGTGTGTCGAAGAGCGTGGGAAGCAGCAGCCGACTGCATTTCAACGCAGCCTATGCGCCGCCCGAGTTCGCCTTTGGCGGCAATCTCCTGGGCGTAGTGTCCGACAAACTGGATCAGGAACTCGAGGTCCAGGCCATGTTCAGCCTTGCTTTCTGACTGCCCGGCGAAACAATCGATTTATCCCCGCTGCTACAACACTCCTGACCGATACGGCGCCCGGTGACCTTCTTGCGGGGGAGGCCACCGGGCGGGGCTTCTGAATCCAGAGGCGCCCAAGCCCGTATAATTTATCCATGATCGCGCGCGTCAACGAGTGGTTCAGACGGCATTTTTCCGATCCGCAGGTGGTGATCCTCGCCCTGTTCCTGCTGCTCGGCGTGCTCGCTGTTGTCCTGTTCGGACGAATGCTGGCGCCGGTGCTGGCCAGCCTCGTTATCGCCTACCTACTCGAAGGCGGTGTCCAGCGGTTCGAGCGCCTGGGCCTGCCGCGCCTGATCAGCGTGATCGGTACGTTTACGGCGTTCATGGCGGCGCTCGTCTACCTCCTGTTCGGGCTCGTGCCGATGCTCACCCGACAGATCGCCGCGATCGTGCGCGACCTGCCGAGCTATGTTGCACTGGCCCAGGAATGGGTGGCGACATTGCCCGAACGCTATCCACAGTTCGTGGCCCCGGCCGGGGGAGAGTCCGAGAGCGCGCAGGTTCCGGCCGATGGCGCGGAGTTGGTGGCCGAGGAAGTCGAGCGTGAGACGGCGCTGATCTCACAGGATCAGCTTTCCAGCCTGCTCGATAATCTCGGCACCGAGTTGGTCAACTACGGCGCCAACCTGGTGTCTTTTTCCGGTGTGATGAGTGCGGTCAACCTGCTCATCTTTCTGGTGCTGATGCCGGTGTTGGTGTTTTTCTTCCTCAAGGACAAGCATCAGCTGATCGCCTGGGTCAGCCAATACATGCCGCGCGACCGGGCGCTGGTGACCAGTGTCTGGCAGGAAGTCGACGCCCAGATCGGCAATTACGTGCGCGGCAAGGTACTCGAGATCCTGATCGTCTGGGTCGTCACCTACGCAGTGTTCACGCTGTTGAACTTGCCCTTCGTGATGCTGCTGTCGATGCTCGTGGGGTTCTCGGTGATCATTCCCTACATCGGCGCCGCTGTGGTGACCGTGCCGGTTGCCCTGGTGGCGCTGGTGGCATTCGGGCCGACTGCACCGTTCTGGTACGTCCTGATCGCCTACGCCATCATCCAGGCGCTCGACGGCAATGTGCTGGTGCCCATCCTGTTTTCAGAAGTCGTCAATCTTCACCCGGTCGCGATCATCACCGCCGTGCTGGTCTTTGGCGGCATCTGGGGCTTCTGGGGCATCTTCTTCGCCATTCCGCTGGCGACCCTGGTCAACGCGGTGCTGCGAGCCTGGCCGCGCTTCGACCTGGATGAGCTCGAAGCGGAAGCGGACCATGCCGAAGACTGAGCCGGCTGGGCGGGTCGGGAAATGGCGGCGCGAGGACAGTCGCGTCTTTCGTTTCGTCGACCGCCATCTGGACCCCGTTTCCGGAACCATCCGACTCGACTACGAGCTCGACGGGATTGCGCTTGTCGAGCGCTTCAGCCTGCCGGTCGAAGGGCAAGCAGCGGCTTGCGAAGCCGCGCTGGCGCCAGCCCTGGACCTGCTGCACTGGATTGCCGGCGTCAGCTACTGGAAGGCCGGCTGCCCCGATCGTATCGAGTTTGCCGGCCGCCGCCCCGAGGCCTGGCAAGCCGACTGGCTCACCCGCGTTTACCGTGAGGGATTGGCGGAATTCGCCTGGCACAATGGCCTCGATCCGTTCGCATGGCCGCTGTTCCAGCCGGGCCCCGATGAGCCCAACGCACCGGCTGCGGTTCCTTGCCCCTTGCCCGAGCGAACGCTGCTGCCCATGGGCGGCGGCAAGGACTCCCTGGTGGCGCTCGAGCGCCTGCGTGCCCTGGGCGATTTGCCCGTGACGGTCCAGGTCGGCCAGGCGGCGCTGATCGGGCAGGTGGCCGAGGCCGCCGGCAGCCGGCACCTGATGATTCGTCGCAGCGTCGACCCGGTCCTGGCCGAACTCAACCACTGCGGCGCCTTCAACGGCCATGTGCCCATTACGGCCATCAATGCGGCGGTCCTGACCGTGTTTGCGCTTGTGGCCGGGTTCAAGCGCATCGTCTTCGCCAACGAGCGCTCGGCCGACGAGGCGACGCTCATCGAACAATCGGGGCGTGCGGTCAATCACCAGTTTTCCAAGTCCCTGGCCTTCGAGACCCTGTTCGGCGACTGGCTCGAGCGCTGCATAACGCCCGACCTGGCGGTGTTTTCGCTGCTGCGCCGCGATCGCGAGCTGGCCGTCTGTCGCGAGTTCGCCGGTCTCGAGCGCTACCACCGCGTCTTTTCCTCGTGCAACCGCAATTTTCATCTCGACGGACCGCGTACGGATCGCTGGTGTGGGCACTGCCCGAAATGCCACTTCGTCTTTCTGGCCCTGGCGCCGTTCATGTCGCCGCATGCCCTGGCCGACATCTTCGGCCGTAACCTGCTCGATGATGAAACGCAGCTCGACGGGTTCCGCGCGCTGTTGGCCCTCGACGGCGCCAAGCCCTTCGAGTGCGTCGGTGAAGCCGACGAGGCGAGGGCGGCCCTGGCCGAGCTGGCGGTCGATCCGCAGTGGAAGTCATGCTGCGTGGTGGCGCGCCTGGCGCCCGAACTTGATGCACTGAACATACCCTCGGTCGAACAGCTTTGCCGGCCGGGTCACGATCACAGGATTCCCGATGCGCTCCGCGCCGACGATTGAACGCCTGGGACGAGGCCGCATTGGCGTGCTGGGCTTTGGCCGTGACGGCCAGAGCGCGATCCGGGCGTTTCGTTCACGGCTCGGTGATCCGGACCTGACCGTGCTGGTCGAGTCCGGCGAGGCCGGTACCGACCTGCCGCTCATCCACGGCCCGTTCGACGAGCAGCTGCAAGCCTTCGATGTGCTGATTCGCTCGCCCGGCATTCCGCTCCGGCATCCGGCGCTGCTTGCCGCCAGACGGTCGGGTGTGGAGATCGTCAACCCGGCCTCGATCTGGCTGGCCGAACGGGGCGCGGACATGACGGTCGTGGGCGTGACCGGGTCCAAGGGCAAGAGTACGACTTCGGCCCTGCTGGCGCATCTGCTGCGCCATGCCGGAAGCGAAGTGCTGCTGGGCGGCAACATCGGCGTACCGCTGCTCGATCACCTCGAAACGGCCGCCGAGGTGGCGGTGGTCGAACTGTCGAGCTATCAGTTGGCTGACCTGCAGGGACGCTTGTCGATGGGCCTGATCACACGGCTGTTTCCCGAGCACCTGGACTGGCACGGGAGCGAGGCCGACTACGTGGCCTGCAAGCTGCGCCTGGCCGACTGCCTCGATGGCGAACCGTTGCTGATCAACGCGACCGACGAGCGCCTGGTCGCGGCGACAGAACATCTTGCGGGTCGCGTACTGGCCAACCGGCCACCCTGCATCCACCGTGACCAGGATCTGCTCAGGCTGGGTGATCGTGTGCTTTGCCGGCGCGAAGCCATGCCGATCATCGGCCGGCACAATCTCGACAACGCGGCGCTGGCACTCGAGGCCGCGCGCCGGCTCGGTCATTCGGCAGACGAGCTGATCGGCGGGCTGGCAGACTTTCATGCCCTGCCGCACCGCCTGCAGCCGATCGGCGAGGTCGACGGCATTCGCTGGATCAACGATTCGATCTCGACCAGCCCGTATGCCACGTTGGCGGCGCTCGAGGCGCTCGAGCCCGCCGCCGCCGTGCTGATCGTCGGTGGCCTGGACCGGCGTCCCGACTGGCAGACCGTGATCGAACGCTGCCGGGAACAACCCCTGCGGGCGCTGATTACGCTGCCGGACAATGGCCCGGGGATTGGTATGGCTTTTCGACAGGCCTTGCCGGAACTGGAGATTCGGTCAGCCGATTCGATGCAGGAAGCTGTCACGGCCGCCGCCGGGCTGGCCCGTCGCGGCGACGTGGTGCTGCTCTCGCCGGGTGCACCGAGCTTCCCGCATTACAAGGATTTCGAGGATCGGGGGCGGCAGTTCACCGCGGCGGTGAGGGCGCGCTCCGGCGGGGCGTGATCAGAGCCGGCGTTCGACCGCATAGGCGGCCAGCCAGGCCAGGGCCCGTCGTTCCGGGGAGTCGGGCAGGGC
It encodes the following:
- a CDS encoding M15 family metallopeptidase; amino-acid sequence: MEDSIRVRPARTSEVGTLAKLVRSRLPDMMANAEHGENVESHLSGLIPDRALLVATHGTRLAGLGALDLDRHCILACYLDPEIASPDTPRRLFQALEHHALRFGIRVLSGKARKRVAGFMRSLGYECVPDRDNPEHIAIRKNLLEEADEAIVRVIELCDELGVPEHYGPEHRMPLTLEADEVIYAGHDIFEREQRLIPAAAESLQRMREAAMNSGLELKIVSGFRTVAYQANLFRRKLDQGHTIKEILLVSAPPGYSEHHSGRAVDLTTRGCKPLDEEFGHTKAYQWLVSNARFFGFRESYPRHNRHRISWEPWHWYFTR
- the epmA gene encoding EF-P lysine aminoacylase EpmA — its product is MSDWRPTATPDHLRERARLLAQVRHFFAERGVTEVTTPVLTRCGVTDVQIDSVATDDPAGWLRTSPEYFHKRLLAAGLGDLYELGPVFRRGEQGRFHNPEFTLLEWYRVGWSWRELAGEVVELFSQVLDDAPREVRYRSWRDCFENALDINALSADTGSLRALDPNVPADLNRDQLLDWLFATRIQPELPDGAITVVFDYPASQAALARLDPDDSRLAQRFEVFIGSLELANGYQELTDPAEQRRRFERDNRLRHELGREIMPVDGALLDALATGLPECSGVAVGFDRLLMAWTGAGSISEVVPFASC
- a CDS encoding M48 family metalloprotease, encoding MIQTCRKFLLCCTIVAVSAVAGAQESVRLPDLGGTSTRILSPEEERRFPREFEQYMRASELLVEDPMVRDYFVDMGYRLVSYSDRAEENFHFFVLQEPNINAFAAPAGVIALHSGLLLAAQDEHEVAGVVAHEIAHVTQDHLARGMENAQRTALPTLLASIGLALAAASAGSGGDASQAILLGGMSLAQQFQINYTRQSESEADRIGIQLLARAGYDPHGMTRFFERLNLLSRPMGEGPPEYLRTHPLTVNRIAEARTRAERLDSKPERGDDEFHFVQARLRALSTETTKAELWFRVRLSGSERPTDAMRYGLALTLMRDQRLDAARDEVETLLESSPNRQIFRLLHAELLVNEGRVAEALDELESLMRQYPGSRQVTIEYARTLMHERDTERAAKATQVLRDYLQHHPDDLPRTELYARAADRAGDHVRAAEALAESYYMRGGIWEAIVQLERVIEREDLDYYQRSRIGSRLNQLRAEWLRLSERERLRQRDRDR
- a CDS encoding DsrE family protein, giving the protein MSEALQYHRILLVRARPGSYGSRQALARAEAALRRHGARVLVFFHGAGVDHAADDGAGAEWRRLAGWLGARLEVCSGSWRRRHELAPAEPFMLSSLVSFWHQALDAPQVLSFGDDHAG
- a CDS encoding TusE/DsrC/DsvC family sulfur relay protein, with translation MSDQSTLLYVAGRPVRLDGEGFLCDAAQWFPEVAEALAERDGVRLGEEHWWLIEFVRNQYTTYGNPPLMRVVVAEYRKRHPDSRGSRDLYRLFPDGPVREACRYGGLPKPDWCI
- the grxC gene encoding glutaredoxin 3 encodes the protein MPQSAVLIYATATCPFCTAARNLLRDKGVTWTEIAVDADPDKREEMIERSGQRSVPQIFIGDEHLGGFDDLDALDQEGALDRMLGL
- a CDS encoding isocitrate dehydrogenase, with translation MTQQITVIRGDGIGPEIMDATLRVLDTIGAGLSYDFQLAGMAAQEETGELLPQATLESIEANRIALKAPLTTPVGGGFKSLNVALRKHFDLYANVRPAISFKGSSSRYDNVDLITVRENTEGAYLGEGAWTAPDDSRAESKMVATRKGCERVVRFAFELARRAGRKKVTVVHKANILKDVTGLFLRVAHEVAEEYDDIESNDLIVDNACMQLVIRPEQFDVIVTTNLFGDIISDLCAGLVGGLGLAPGANIGDNAAMFEAVHGSAPDIAGKGIANPCALMLGAAQMLEHMGDNERAARLRKAIAEVIEAGDRTTPDLGGSGTTEGFADAICERL
- the thiD gene encoding bifunctional hydroxymethylpyrimidine kinase/phosphomethylpyrimidine kinase, whose product is MNNNSPFCALTIAGSDSCGGAGIQADLKTFSAWQVEGASVLTAVTAQNTLGVDAVEIFSADFVARQLDAVLADLPVRAAKTGMLANAAIVEALARSWSDAGRPLLVLDPVMVATSGARLLDSDAERVMIERLLPLAALVTPNLPEAAVLTGLPADTPAEHLADALLELGCRAVLLKGGHARSGEIEDWFVTADTRERLRHQRVEGKVHGTGCTLSAAITAGLARGEELSAVVPKAVEWLQTLIGRRWMPIRGDLGLLPFADRQLDPGV